A region of Micromonospora chokoriensis DNA encodes the following proteins:
- a CDS encoding AAA family ATPase: MRPMRLDMAGFTVFRDETTVDFTDADFFALIGPTGSGKSTVLDAICFALYGMVPRWGGARGLANALAPSATEARVRLVFESGGARYVATRVVRRDGRGNVKTANAGLQVMPAGFDVTKLDTGLSPDDLGEVVAGTPAEMEQAVLDAVGLPYEQFTSCVVLPQGQFADFLHAKPATRQQILVNLLGLGVYEDVQKRATARATQADAKLDAVDQVLAGLTGVDDEALAEAEARVEQMAELAAAVTAAVPELTAARATAREAAAALTALDDELRVLTGVRAPGGVAEVARTVTAARAEAEAAATAVSLAEEREEKLRGELAGVGDESAARLLLRAYDDRDRLSGEAATVRAAVGAANDEHATAVAALAEARVAAERADAELEAAFRAHEEAKATDLAVSLRVHLHADAPCPVCEQPVTRVPDVPADSAVAAATAAGKAARAATKAAQATVQQRDAAARDLERLLVQARARQEQVDARLAELDGQLDGAAEPAVLRRELAEHARLREALEEAATAVRAGREAARQARAGVDAAEERLRAAWRAFDTSRDGLARFGPPATDREDVAAAWGALTGWATTEADRRRADRAGRAVAVTEAEAAADAVQRDIAARFAAVDVPVGDDPVHAATVAVERADADRRRLRERREQAGALREQRSVHEREAQVARALAGHLRANNFERWLLAEALDLLVDGASGILRELSSGQYELVHDKGEFLVVDHHDAGLRRGVRTLSGGETFQASLALALALSEQLAGMSTTAASLESIVLDEGFGTLDAATLDTVAATLENLAARGDRMVGVVTHVPALAERIPVRFEVRKDARSSRIERTGR; the protein is encoded by the coding sequence ATGCGTCCGATGCGCTTGGACATGGCCGGCTTCACGGTCTTCCGGGACGAGACGACAGTCGACTTCACGGACGCCGACTTCTTCGCCCTGATCGGCCCGACCGGCTCGGGCAAGTCCACGGTGTTGGACGCGATCTGCTTCGCGCTCTACGGCATGGTGCCCCGCTGGGGTGGCGCACGGGGGTTGGCCAACGCCCTCGCCCCGTCGGCGACCGAGGCGCGGGTGCGGTTGGTCTTCGAGTCCGGTGGGGCCCGCTACGTCGCGACCCGGGTGGTCCGCCGGGACGGCCGGGGCAACGTCAAGACCGCGAACGCCGGGTTGCAGGTGATGCCGGCGGGCTTCGACGTCACCAAGCTGGACACCGGGCTGAGCCCGGACGACCTCGGTGAGGTGGTGGCGGGCACCCCCGCCGAGATGGAGCAGGCGGTGCTGGACGCGGTGGGGCTGCCGTACGAGCAGTTCACCAGCTGCGTGGTGCTGCCGCAGGGGCAGTTCGCTGATTTCCTGCACGCGAAGCCTGCGACGCGGCAGCAGATCCTGGTCAACCTGCTGGGCCTGGGCGTCTACGAGGACGTGCAGAAGCGGGCGACGGCGCGGGCCACGCAGGCGGACGCCAAGCTCGACGCGGTCGACCAGGTGCTCGCCGGGCTCACCGGAGTGGACGACGAGGCGTTGGCCGAGGCCGAGGCCCGGGTCGAGCAGATGGCAGAGCTGGCGGCGGCGGTGACGGCGGCGGTGCCGGAGCTGACGGCCGCTCGGGCCACCGCGCGGGAGGCGGCGGCGGCGCTCACCGCCCTCGACGACGAGCTGCGGGTGCTGACCGGGGTACGCGCGCCGGGCGGGGTGGCCGAGGTGGCACGCACGGTCACCGCGGCGCGGGCGGAGGCCGAGGCGGCGGCGACCGCCGTGTCGTTGGCCGAGGAGCGGGAGGAGAAGCTGCGCGGGGAGCTGGCCGGCGTCGGCGACGAGAGCGCGGCGCGGCTGCTCCTGCGGGCGTACGACGATCGGGACCGGTTGTCCGGCGAAGCGGCCACGGTCCGCGCGGCGGTGGGCGCGGCGAACGACGAGCACGCCACGGCGGTGGCCGCGCTGGCCGAGGCCCGGGTGGCGGCCGAGCGGGCCGACGCCGAGTTGGAGGCGGCGTTCCGGGCGCACGAGGAGGCCAAGGCCACCGACCTGGCGGTCAGCTTGCGGGTGCACCTGCACGCCGACGCGCCCTGCCCGGTCTGCGAGCAGCCGGTGACGCGGGTGCCGGACGTGCCGGCCGACTCGGCGGTGGCGGCCGCGACGGCGGCGGGCAAGGCGGCGCGGGCCGCGACCAAGGCGGCGCAGGCGACGGTGCAGCAGCGCGACGCGGCAGCGCGTGACCTGGAGCGGCTGCTGGTGCAGGCGCGGGCCCGCCAGGAGCAGGTGGACGCCCGGTTGGCCGAGCTGGACGGTCAGCTCGACGGCGCGGCGGAGCCGGCCGTGTTGCGTCGGGAGTTGGCCGAGCACGCCCGGTTGCGGGAAGCGTTGGAGGAGGCGGCGACAGCGGTTCGGGCCGGCCGTGAGGCCGCGCGCCAGGCGCGGGCGGGGGTGGACGCCGCCGAGGAGCGGTTACGGGCGGCGTGGCGGGCCTTCGACACCTCCCGGGACGGATTGGCCCGGTTCGGCCCGCCGGCGACCGATCGGGAGGACGTGGCCGCCGCGTGGGGGGCGCTGACCGGTTGGGCGACCACCGAGGCGGACCGCCGCCGCGCGGATCGGGCCGGTCGGGCGGTGGCGGTGACCGAGGCCGAAGCCGCGGCCGATGCCGTGCAGCGCGACATCGCGGCCAGGTTCGCAGCCGTCGACGTGCCGGTCGGTGACGATCCGGTGCACGCCGCGACGGTCGCCGTCGAGCGGGCCGACGCCGACCGGCGACGGCTGCGCGAGCGCCGTGAGCAGGCCGGGGCGCTGCGCGAGCAGCGGTCCGTGCACGAGCGCGAGGCGCAGGTGGCCCGTGCGCTGGCCGGGCACCTGCGGGCCAACAACTTCGAGCGCTGGTTGCTGGCGGAGGCGTTGGACCTGCTCGTCGACGGCGCGTCGGGGATCCTGCGGGAGCTGTCGTCCGGCCAGTACGAGCTGGTGCACGACAAGGGCGAGTTCCTCGTGGTCGACCACCACGACGCCGGGTTGCGCCGGGGCGTGCGCACCCTGTCCGGCGGTGAGACGTTCCAGGCGTCGTTGGCGTTGGCGTTGGCGCTCTCCGAGCAGCTCGCCGGGATGTCGACGACGGCGGCGAGTCTGGAGTCGATCGTCCTGGACGAGGGCTTCGGCACGCTCGACGCGGCCACCCTGGACACGGTGGCCGCCACCCTGGAGAACCTGGCCGCGCGGGGTGACCGGATGGTCGGTGTGGTCACCCACGTGCCGGCGCTGGCCGAGCGGATTCCGGTCCGCTTCGAGGTACGCAAGGACGCCCGCTCGTCGCGCATAGAGCGGACGGGCCGGTGA
- a CDS encoding spermidine synthase codes for MGRKRAADRVVEQVDTGQAELVPDPDRAGSWTLLLDGAPQSHVDLTDPTHLEFEYVRRLAAAVDLIAPAGEPLRVLHLGGGALTLPRYVSATRPGSTQRVSEVDGALVELVRRALPWPSDGRLRVRVQDARAVLASTRDASFDVVVADVFAGARTPAHLTSVEYAAEVARVLRPAGWYLANLADGPPLRHARGQVATVRSVLPQACLVGDAAVLRGRRYGNLVLVAGRTTPPVPELTRRAAGDWFPGRVVAGDELDRFAGGAQVVRDADATGSDPPPPGLFSVRR; via the coding sequence ATGGGACGTAAACGGGCGGCTGACCGCGTGGTCGAGCAGGTGGACACCGGGCAGGCGGAGCTCGTTCCGGACCCGGACCGGGCGGGTTCGTGGACGCTGCTGCTGGACGGTGCGCCCCAGTCGCACGTGGACCTGACCGATCCCACCCACCTGGAGTTCGAGTACGTCCGGCGGCTGGCCGCCGCGGTGGATCTGATCGCGCCGGCCGGTGAGCCGTTGCGGGTGTTGCACCTGGGCGGCGGGGCGCTGACCCTGCCCCGGTACGTGTCCGCCACCCGGCCCGGATCGACCCAGCGGGTGTCCGAGGTGGACGGCGCGCTGGTGGAGTTGGTGCGTCGGGCGTTGCCGTGGCCGTCCGACGGGCGGCTGCGGGTCCGGGTGCAGGACGCCCGGGCCGTGTTGGCGTCCACCCGGGACGCCAGCTTCGACGTGGTGGTCGCCGACGTGTTCGCGGGTGCGCGTACCCCGGCTCATCTCACGTCGGTGGAGTACGCGGCGGAGGTGGCCCGGGTGCTCCGCCCCGCGGGTTGGTATTTGGCGAACCTTGCCGACGGCCCGCCGCTGCGGCACGCGCGCGGGCAGGTCGCCACGGTCCGCTCGGTGTTGCCGCAGGCCTGTCTGGTGGGCGACGCGGCGGTGCTGCGTGGCCGACGGTACGGCAACCTGGTGCTGGTCGCCGGGCGGACCACCCCGCCGGTGCCGGAGCTGACCCGGCGCGCCGCCGGCGACTGGTTCCCGGGTCGGGTGGTGGCCGGCGACGAGTTGGACCGCTTCGCCGGCGGCGCGCAGGTCGTCCGGGACGCCGACGCGACGGGCTCCGATCCGCCGCCACCGGGGCTGTTCTCGGTGCGCCGCTGA
- a CDS encoding sigma-70 family RNA polymerase sigma factor, translating to MHAVAAGWHGDAVRADWLSARSSSRPTSSARGVDARATSRQNGPVTPRPAPGRHQATTTEASHSDQLIKLLYAEHAGPLLMFVMRLTGGDRQRAEDIVQETLLRAWRNAHRLGTQGQGSLRPWLVTVARRIAIDEHRSQEARPPETYDRDLTAFAEADSTDRVLRTMTVADALRTLSQSHREILISTYFRGRTVPEAAEELGLPLGTAKSRVYYALRALRTALQERGVTE from the coding sequence ATGCATGCGGTGGCGGCCGGCTGGCATGGTGACGCGGTACGCGCTGACTGGCTGTCGGCGCGGTCCTCGTCGCGGCCGACCTCGTCTGCCCGGGGGGTCGACGCGCGAGCGACGTCTCGCCAGAATGGTCCGGTGACGCCGCGACCGGCGCCCGGACGCCATCAGGCGACGACAACCGAGGCCAGCCATTCCGACCAACTGATCAAGCTGCTCTACGCGGAGCACGCTGGTCCACTACTGATGTTCGTCATGCGTCTCACCGGGGGGGACCGGCAGCGCGCGGAGGACATCGTCCAGGAGACGCTGCTGCGGGCCTGGCGCAACGCGCACCGCCTGGGCACCCAGGGGCAGGGCTCGTTGCGACCGTGGCTCGTCACGGTGGCCCGACGGATCGCCATCGACGAGCACCGCAGCCAGGAGGCCCGGCCGCCGGAGACGTACGACCGGGACCTCACCGCGTTCGCCGAGGCGGACAGCACCGACCGGGTGCTCCGCACCATGACCGTGGCGGATGCCCTGCGTACGCTCAGTCAGTCGCACCGGGAGATCCTGATCTCGACGTACTTCCGGGGGCGGACGGTGCCGGAGGCCGCCGAGGAGTTGGGGCTCCCGCTCGGCACGGCCAAGTCGAGGGTCTACTACGCGCTGCGCGCGCTGCGTACGGCTCTGCAGGAGCGGGGGGTGACAGAATGA
- a CDS encoding anti-sigma factor family protein, producing MSRPDHMDVAAYALGVLDEQDTERFEEHLATCWACAAELETMVPVVGLLSDIDGETMMAMEQTATDPALLNRTLGAVRADRRRTRFRQMLATAAAVVVFGGLTGYGFVSVTGNDPAPGVLADSTPSAPSDPQTGGPTGPPSGPGVGGTEEEGDQLDATDPTTGVQTTVFLVKREYGTRINFSLRKLPGPRTCRLVVLRKNADPEVISTWSVPEGGYGTNARPQGLELSASTSAVVADIKQLQVQSVDPNGVASPLVTVSM from the coding sequence ATGAGCCGGCCGGACCACATGGACGTCGCGGCGTACGCGCTCGGTGTGCTCGACGAGCAGGACACCGAGCGGTTCGAGGAGCATCTCGCTACCTGCTGGGCGTGCGCGGCGGAGCTGGAGACGATGGTTCCGGTGGTGGGGCTGCTCTCCGACATCGACGGCGAGACGATGATGGCGATGGAGCAGACCGCCACCGACCCGGCGTTGTTGAACCGGACGTTGGGCGCGGTCCGGGCCGACCGTCGGCGTACCCGGTTCCGCCAGATGTTGGCGACCGCCGCCGCGGTGGTGGTCTTCGGCGGTCTGACCGGGTACGGGTTCGTCAGCGTGACGGGCAACGATCCGGCGCCGGGGGTGCTCGCCGATTCGACGCCGAGTGCGCCGAGCGACCCGCAGACGGGTGGGCCGACGGGTCCGCCGAGTGGGCCGGGTGTGGGTGGCACCGAGGAGGAGGGTGACCAGCTCGACGCGACGGACCCGACGACGGGTGTCCAGACGACCGTCTTCCTGGTGAAGCGGGAGTACGGCACGCGGATCAATTTCAGCCTGCGGAAGTTGCCCGGCCCGCGCACCTGCCGGTTGGTGGTGCTGCGCAAGAACGCCGACCCTGAGGTGATTTCGACCTGGTCCGTTCCGGAGGGTGGCTACGGCACCAATGCCCGCCCGCAGGGTCTTGAGTTGAGCGCCTCGACGTCTGCTGTGGTGGCCGACATCAAGCAACTCCAGGTGCAGTCGGTTGACCCCAACGGGGTGGCGAGTCCGCTGGTCACCGTGTCCATGTAA
- a CDS encoding DNA-3-methyladenine glycosylase family protein, whose protein sequence is MTATEPAATRVFRPPVGYRLAASVRALMFSPYDPCARVAAGTFWWATRTPDGPATLALRSTGGELLAEAYGPGAAHVLDRADAIAGLRDDLTGFAELAAAHPLVARLAREHRGLRMPTTGQVFPRLLRAIFEQKVTGKEAYRAYSATVRHFREPAPGPLQPLLLPPEAAAVAATPYWVFHPFGVEQRRADTLRRAAALADRLERSADAADATRRLTAIGGIGPWTAAEVVRIAYGDPDAVSVGDFHIPNTVAWALAGEPRGDDARMVALLEPFRGHRGRVCLLLEAAGIQAPKYGPRAPIRSFARY, encoded by the coding sequence GTGACCGCTACCGAACCCGCCGCGACCAGGGTGTTTCGCCCCCCGGTCGGATACCGGCTGGCAGCCTCGGTGCGGGCGCTCATGTTCAGCCCGTACGACCCGTGCGCCCGGGTCGCCGCCGGCACCTTCTGGTGGGCCACCCGCACCCCCGACGGCCCGGCGACCCTCGCCCTGCGGTCCACCGGTGGGGAGTTGCTCGCGGAGGCCTACGGGCCGGGTGCCGCGCACGTCCTGGACCGCGCCGACGCGATCGCCGGTCTGCGTGACGACCTGACCGGCTTCGCCGAACTGGCCGCAGCACATCCCCTGGTCGCCCGGCTGGCCCGCGAGCACCGGGGGCTACGGATGCCGACGACCGGGCAGGTCTTCCCCCGGCTGCTGCGCGCGATCTTCGAGCAGAAGGTCACCGGCAAGGAGGCGTACCGGGCCTACTCGGCGACCGTGCGGCACTTCCGGGAACCGGCACCGGGTCCGTTGCAGCCGCTGCTCCTGCCACCCGAGGCCGCCGCGGTGGCCGCCACCCCGTACTGGGTGTTCCACCCGTTCGGGGTCGAGCAGCGCCGGGCGGACACGCTGCGGCGCGCCGCCGCGCTCGCCGACCGGTTGGAGCGCAGCGCCGACGCCGCCGACGCCACCCGTCGGCTGACCGCCATCGGGGGCATCGGGCCGTGGACGGCCGCCGAGGTGGTCCGGATCGCGTACGGGGATCCGGACGCGGTGAGCGTCGGCGACTTCCACATCCCGAACACTGTCGCCTGGGCGCTCGCCGGCGAACCGAGGGGCGACGACGCCCGGATGGTGGCCCTGCTGGAGCCGTTCCGGGGCCACCGGGGTCGGGTGTGTCTGCTGCTGGAGGCCGCCGGCATCCAGGCCCCAAAGTACGGCCCCCGCGCGCCGATCCGCTCGTTCGCCCGCTACTGA
- a CDS encoding SRPBCC family protein, producing the protein MRSVRRTASPGEGDAMRFEADTEIDADVEQVWAVLVDVPRWPEWTASVSRAERGEPGPLAVGATARLTQPKLRPAVWRVTELTERQGFVWVSDTAGVRTTAEHRLVPLPDGRTRVELAVDQSGPLAGLIGRLCGGMLRRYVRMEADGLRRRSEQG; encoded by the coding sequence ATGCGGAGCGTGCGCCGGACGGCGTCGCCGGGGGAGGGGGACGCGATGCGGTTCGAGGCCGACACGGAGATCGACGCCGACGTCGAACAGGTCTGGGCGGTGCTCGTCGACGTGCCACGCTGGCCGGAGTGGACGGCCTCGGTGTCCCGCGCCGAGCGTGGCGAGCCGGGACCGCTCGCCGTCGGCGCGACCGCACGACTGACCCAGCCGAAGCTGCGGCCGGCGGTGTGGCGGGTCACCGAGCTGACCGAGCGGCAGGGGTTCGTCTGGGTCTCCGACACGGCGGGCGTGCGGACCACGGCGGAGCACCGGCTGGTGCCGCTGCCCGACGGGCGCACCCGCGTCGAGCTCGCCGTCGACCAGTCCGGGCCGCTGGCCGGCCTGATCGGCCGGCTGTGCGGCGGGATGCTCCGCCGCTACGTGCGGATGGAGGCCGACGGGCTCAGGCGTCGCAGCGAGCAGGGCTGA
- a CDS encoding ATP-dependent DNA ligase, with the protein MDLPINPPVEPMLAKSVAKLPATPGVTYEPKWDGFRCIVFRDGDEVELASRGGKSMTRYFPEVVEQARRQLPERCAVDGELIVIRRDGPSGQPRLDFELLAQRVHPAASRVKMLAETTPADFVAFDLLAIGDEALLDQPYPRRRERLVEALAGVRPPVHVTQVTTDPETARRWFDVFEGAGLDGLIVKPADLPYEPGKRLMFKVKHSRTADAVVAGFRWHKSGPVVGSLLLGLYDDSGVLHHVGVSASFSMARRAELLDELAPYRDIGGEHPWVHGDHERGQRIPGGVSRWTGTKNLEWEPVRPELVVEVGYDAMEGERFRHTAQFVRWRPDRDPRSCRYDQLDRPIRFDVDQVLRGDPTATVDRAATGSA; encoded by the coding sequence GTGGACCTGCCGATCAACCCTCCGGTCGAGCCGATGCTGGCCAAGAGCGTCGCCAAGCTGCCCGCCACGCCCGGGGTGACCTACGAGCCCAAGTGGGACGGTTTCCGGTGCATCGTGTTCCGCGACGGCGACGAGGTGGAGCTGGCCAGCCGCGGCGGCAAGTCGATGACCCGTTACTTCCCCGAGGTGGTCGAGCAGGCCCGACGGCAGCTGCCCGAGCGGTGCGCCGTCGACGGTGAGCTGATCGTGATCCGGCGCGACGGGCCGAGTGGCCAGCCCCGGCTGGATTTCGAGCTGCTGGCCCAGCGCGTGCACCCGGCAGCGTCCCGGGTCAAGATGCTGGCCGAGACCACTCCGGCCGACTTCGTGGCGTTCGACCTGTTGGCGATCGGTGACGAGGCGCTGCTCGACCAGCCCTACCCGCGCCGTCGGGAGCGGCTGGTCGAGGCGCTGGCCGGGGTGCGACCGCCGGTGCACGTCACCCAGGTCACCACCGATCCGGAGACCGCGCGTCGGTGGTTCGACGTCTTCGAGGGCGCCGGGCTGGACGGGTTGATCGTCAAGCCGGCCGACCTGCCGTACGAGCCGGGCAAACGGCTCATGTTCAAGGTCAAGCACTCCCGCACCGCCGACGCCGTGGTGGCCGGTTTCCGCTGGCACAAGTCCGGCCCGGTGGTGGGCTCGCTGCTGCTCGGCCTCTACGACGACTCCGGGGTCCTGCACCACGTGGGGGTCAGCGCGTCGTTCAGCATGGCCCGGCGGGCCGAGCTGCTCGACGAGTTGGCGCCCTACCGGGACATCGGCGGCGAGCACCCGTGGGTGCACGGCGACCACGAACGCGGCCAACGCATCCCGGGTGGCGTGAGCCGGTGGACCGGCACGAAGAACCTGGAGTGGGAGCCGGTGCGTCCGGAGTTGGTGGTCGAGGTGGGCTACGACGCGATGGAGGGTGAGCGGTTCCGGCACACCGCCCAGTTCGTCCGCTGGCGCCCGGACCGCGATCCCCGGTCCTGCCGCTACGACCAGCTCGACCGCCCGATCCGCTTCGATGTGGACCAGGTGCTGCGCGGCGACCCGACGGCCACCGTGGACCGGGCCGCCACCGGCTCGGCGTAG
- a CDS encoding alpha/beta hydrolase has protein sequence MASRRRARRTLAAFVVAALLTAGCTLPAFAPRTEAQGEAAPTGSAPTWRPCPEVPDELVGRGAPDMRYECARIAVPRDWGTGAGATAGPGAGQTFEIALLRARSTKQRDRIGSLVVNPGGPGGSGVDTAVYLSFGTQFGGLPTSITDRFDIVGFDPRGVSRSSPVKCISDADLDASFGFDPDPTSQRAFEDFVGLSQRIGRGCGDRYGDQLPLYGTEQAARDMDAVRAAVGDDKLTYLGYSYGTLLGATYAQLYPQRVRALVLDGAVDPQQRLVEGSESQARGFERAFTNFTRWCAANAGRCPIAPDARAAVTSAIDKAKVSPVRGDDGREATAGWVFYAVISSLYTESGWQELAQAIDKLAEGDPKDVFRLADSYAGREDDGHYSNLFDANLAINCADETEKPSREQIRQLQSEWRGKYPLFGPALAVGMLSCVEWPGGRDPYPTGKANGAPPIVVVGTTGDPATPYEQTPRLASMLGVGRVLTWEGEGHTAYPQTSCITDAVDAYLLDLTVPREGLRCPAK, from the coding sequence ATGGCGTCCCGTCGCCGGGCCCGGCGCACCCTTGCCGCCTTCGTCGTCGCCGCGCTCCTCACCGCCGGCTGCACCCTGCCGGCGTTCGCGCCGCGCACCGAGGCGCAGGGCGAGGCCGCGCCGACCGGCAGCGCGCCGACCTGGCGGCCCTGCCCGGAGGTGCCCGACGAGCTGGTCGGGCGTGGCGCTCCGGACATGCGCTACGAGTGCGCCCGGATCGCGGTGCCGCGCGACTGGGGCACCGGCGCCGGGGCGACGGCCGGCCCGGGCGCCGGGCAGACCTTCGAGATCGCCCTGCTGCGCGCCCGGTCCACCAAACAGCGCGACCGGATCGGCTCGTTGGTGGTCAACCCGGGCGGCCCGGGCGGGTCCGGCGTCGACACCGCCGTCTACCTGTCCTTCGGCACCCAGTTCGGCGGGCTGCCCACCTCGATCACCGACCGCTTCGACATCGTCGGCTTCGACCCGCGCGGGGTGTCCCGGTCCAGCCCGGTGAAGTGCATCTCCGACGCCGACCTGGACGCCAGCTTCGGCTTCGACCCGGACCCGACGAGTCAGCGGGCGTTCGAGGACTTCGTCGGTCTGAGCCAGCGGATCGGGCGCGGCTGCGGCGACCGGTACGGCGACCAGTTGCCCCTGTACGGCACCGAGCAGGCCGCCCGCGACATGGACGCGGTGCGCGCCGCCGTGGGCGACGACAAGCTCACCTACCTCGGCTACTCCTACGGCACCCTGCTCGGCGCCACGTACGCCCAGCTCTACCCGCAGCGGGTGCGGGCGCTGGTGCTCGACGGCGCGGTCGACCCGCAGCAGCGGCTGGTGGAGGGTTCGGAGAGCCAGGCCCGCGGCTTCGAACGGGCCTTCACGAACTTCACCCGCTGGTGCGCGGCGAACGCCGGCCGCTGCCCGATCGCCCCGGACGCCCGCGCCGCTGTCACCTCGGCCATCGACAAGGCCAAGGTCTCCCCGGTACGCGGCGACGACGGGCGGGAGGCCACCGCCGGCTGGGTGTTCTACGCCGTCATCTCCTCGCTCTACACCGAGTCCGGTTGGCAGGAGCTGGCCCAGGCGATCGACAAGCTCGCCGAGGGCGACCCGAAGGACGTGTTCCGGCTCGCCGACTCGTACGCCGGCCGGGAGGACGACGGGCACTACTCCAACCTGTTCGACGCCAACCTGGCGATCAACTGCGCGGACGAGACCGAGAAGCCGAGCCGGGAGCAGATCCGGCAGTTGCAGTCGGAGTGGCGTGGCAAATATCCGCTGTTCGGGCCGGCTCTGGCGGTGGGCATGCTGAGCTGCGTCGAGTGGCCGGGCGGGCGTGACCCGTACCCGACCGGCAAGGCGAACGGCGCACCCCCGATCGTGGTGGTCGGCACCACCGGCGATCCGGCGACGCCCTACGAGCAGACCCCACGGCTCGCCTCCATGCTGGGCGTCGGCCGGGTGCTCACCTGGGAGGGCGAGGGGCACACCGCCTACCCGCAGACGTCCTGCATCACCGACGCGGTCGACGCGTACCTGCTCGACCTGACCGTCCCCCGGGAGGGCCTGCGTTGCCCGGCGAAGTGA
- a CDS encoding GNAT family N-acetyltransferase translates to MTDVIFREAVRADLPGIIALLADDVLGKARDFTTVDEAYEKAFADISADPRNHLVVAEQNGELVGCLQITYIPGLGRHGSERSLIESVRIRSDRRGQGLGRDLVTWAIDQARERGCALVQLTTDKTREDAHRFYLGLGFVASHEGMKLAL, encoded by the coding sequence ATGACCGACGTGATCTTCCGGGAGGCGGTCCGGGCGGACCTGCCCGGCATCATCGCCCTGCTCGCCGACGACGTGCTGGGTAAGGCCCGCGATTTCACCACTGTCGACGAGGCCTACGAGAAGGCGTTCGCGGACATCAGCGCGGACCCGCGCAACCACCTCGTCGTGGCCGAGCAGAACGGTGAACTGGTCGGCTGCCTACAGATCACCTACATCCCCGGCCTCGGCCGGCACGGCAGCGAGCGGTCGCTGATCGAGTCGGTCCGGATCCGCTCCGACCGTCGCGGTCAGGGGCTGGGCCGCGACCTGGTGACCTGGGCGATCGACCAGGCCCGCGAGCGCGGCTGTGCCCTGGTGCAGCTCACCACGGACAAGACCCGCGAGGATGCGCACCGCTTCTACCTGGGTCTCGGCTTCGTGGCCAGTCACGAGGGCATGAAACTGGCCCTCTGA